Genomic DNA from Pirellulales bacterium:
CATTTCAAGAGGTCGATCCGCAGATCGGCCAGTTCGAGCAGCCGTTCTCCCAGTCGACCGACGTGCTGAGTGCGGGCGGCCAGGATCAGCGTTGTGGCCGGAATCGTATCGACGTCGGTTTGGGCCAGCCGCAACACCTGGGCGAGCACGTCCGCCGTGGCCTCCTCGGCATCGTCTAGCAAGACCACGCTGGCCACGCGTTCCAGATGTTGCGTTATGACGTGGTCCGCGAGCACGCGCCACAGTTCGCAGGCGGTCGCGGTCGGCACAAGATCAAGACCCCACACGGCCGCCAGGCGCCACAGGAATTCCTGCTTGTCGAGCCCGAGCAAACTCAGCTTCGCCACCGGGCGGCCGCGGCGGCGGGCCTCGACGGCCAGCACTTCCAGCAGCAACGATTTGCCGCTGCCGGCATGCCCCAACAGCAGCCCCGCGCGATGCTCTCCCTCGATGAGGAAGTGCAGCCGGGCCAGTGCCTCGTCATGCGTGGGGCTCTGGAAGAAATAATGCGGGTCAATCGCGTTGCGAAACGGAGGAGCTTGCAATCCCCAATGGGCGAGATACATGGGCGATCCTTGTTCGCTGCTCCGGCGCCGCGCGCCGGCTTCGGTTGCGATTGCTTGGCGAGATGAGTGTGGGCGCCGATGGCCGTGGCGTAGACGTGTTGCCTGGTGGGCGCGTGACGAACGTGGCCAGGAACCGGTCCGCGTTACCTGGTTGAACACGCACGGGCGCTAGCAACGCCCCGGCGACCGCCAAGGCATAATTCCGTCACTCTTGGTGTTTCGGTAGAATCTCCAGCGAAACTTGACGCATTCACCACCCAGGGCCGTATGTCGCAACGCTATTTCGTCGAAACACGCATCAGCGGGGCACGGGCGACGTTGGTCGACGCCGAGGCACATCATCTGGCCCATGTCATGCGCGCCAAAGCGGGTGATCAGGTCATACTGTTCGATGGCGCAGGGGGAGAGTATGCGGCCGTGGTCGAACGCGTGGCACGTTCCACGATCGAGCTAGCAGTGCTGGCGCATCGTGCGATCGAGCGCGAGCTGGCCGCGCCGGTAGTGGTCGGCGCGTCGCTCCCCAAGGGGGATCGTCAGCGGTGGCTGATCGAGAAACTGGTCGAACTGGGCGTGACCGACTTCGTCCCTTTGGCCACGGCGCGTGGCGTGGCGCAGCCAGTGGGAAATGTAGTCGATCGTCTGCGACGGGCCGTAGTCGAAGCCTCGAAGCAGTGCGGCCGTAATCGCCTGATGCAGATTCAACCGCCGCAGGAATGGCGTGCGTTTGTCTGTGACGCGCCGGCCGCTGCTGGCCGCCTGATCGCCCATCCCGGGGCCGATCGTACGCTGGCGGATGTCGTACGCGGCGCGCCGTCGGCCGCCGCGGCCGGCGTGTTCCTGGGCGTGGGACCGGAAGGGGGCTTTACTGACGACGAAGCACGGTTGGCCCTATCCGCAGGCTGGACCGGCGTCGATCTGGGAGCGCGCATTCTGCGCGTCGAAACGGCTGCCGCAACGCTGGCCGCCGCGGCAGCGATCATGCTCGGCGAAAGTGCGCCGTCGAGCAACGACGCTTGACCGCGAGTCTGGCGGGCTCGATCGGGGTCAGTTCGATGGTACCCGATTGTTTTCGTTTGCATGCCCACGCATCGGCGTGGGCATGGCACCCAAACCAGGCACCCAAAGGAGGTTTGTCCTACCTGATGTGGCGCGGCCCGGAGCCGATCGCGCGTTGATCTTCTCAAGGCGTCGCCATGTTCAGGAATCGCACTTCATTGCTACTTCGACGCTTCGCTCGTTTCCTCTGGCTTCGCTTCGGTCGACTCACCCTTGCGGACGATCCGTCCGAAGAGTTGGCCGCCGTGATTGCCGCCGTCCCAGGTGCCGGCGTACTCGTTGCGGTAGACCAACACCCGCGAGGTGAAGGTGCCAAAGCCGGGCACCGGCATGTCGGTGAGCGTGATGACAGGCGTGTCGCCGGCCCACTTCACGTCCAAGGCCAGCGGCACGGTCAGGTCGTGGGTACCGTATTGAATGCGCGACTTGAACTGCCACTTGTCGCCCGAGATCTTTTTGACACTCTCGATCGTGTATTTTTCTTCGTTGAGTTTTTTATCCTTTTGTCCGCGGACGGTGAAGGTGCCGATCAACGTCGCGCCGGACATCGTTTCTTGGAATTCTTTCTCGAGCGCCGCTTGATCGAGCGGCTTGGCCTCGGCCGGCTTCGGATCATCCGCGGCGCTCGCGATTTGAAAAAGATTTGCGGAGAAAGTCAAACCCAACAGGGCCAGTCCTAGCACGTGCGTGGTTTTCATGTGTGATCCCTTGATCGAGGAGGGGATGTGAGCGAGAGTTTTTTGGCGCGACGCAACGAACGCCGGATCATTATAGCGGACGGCGATGACGCGCGAGCCTGCTATCCCATCCGCTGCGCCAGGTGATCGACGATCAGGTTTCCCACATTCAACGAGGCCGTGGCTGCGGGCGAGGGAGCGTTTTGCACATTGACCACGCGGGCGGCGTCTTGAATGAGGAAATCGTCGACGAGGCTGCCGTCGCGCAATAACGCCTGGGCGCGCACGCCGGCCGGCGCCGCCACCAAATGCTCGGCGCGGATCTCGGGGACCAGCCGCTGTAACGCCCGCACGAAGGCCTGCTTGCTGACACTGCGCCACATCTCGCCCAGCCCGGTG
This window encodes:
- a CDS encoding AAA family ATPase; the protein is MYLAHWGLQAPPFRNAIDPHYFFQSPTHDEALARLHFLIEGEHRAGLLLGHAGSGKSLLLEVLAVEARRRGRPVAKLSLLGLDKQEFLWRLAAVWGLDLVPTATACELWRVLADHVITQHLERVASVVLLDDAEEATADVLAQVLRLAQTDVDTIPATTLILAARTQHVGRLGERLLELADLRIDLLKWNAQDVQHYLEDGLARAGRHEPAFAPEAITLLAEISQGVPRNVVQLADLALIAAAGQELALVDSHTVESVVAELGVVHQLVDTR
- a CDS encoding 16S rRNA (uracil(1498)-N(3))-methyltransferase; the protein is MSQRYFVETRISGARATLVDAEAHHLAHVMRAKAGDQVILFDGAGGEYAAVVERVARSTIELAVLAHRAIERELAAPVVVGASLPKGDRQRWLIEKLVELGVTDFVPLATARGVAQPVGNVVDRLRRAVVEASKQCGRNRLMQIQPPQEWRAFVCDAPAAAGRLIAHPGADRTLADVVRGAPSAAAAGVFLGVGPEGGFTDDEARLALSAGWTGVDLGARILRVETAAATLAAAAAIMLGESAPSSNDA